The following are encoded together in the Populus trichocarpa isolate Nisqually-1 chromosome 5, P.trichocarpa_v4.1, whole genome shotgun sequence genome:
- the LOC18099108 gene encoding putative F-box protein At1g65770, producing MAWLTKVEESTYGDIQLLVPVSNRQLRTDSPGMMPKMLNLLRFRLVEITKACSLKLASGSPHGINKVVLLPSSTNRNTNEYGVLAIFHEGKLGYWRFDEKEWKFIDETSFNYDDIIVYRGQAYVVDRLGTIYWINSSLNLIQYSPPLYGYGSQKTLVESDGDFYVVDRFFHGERRTWNDELHSDVAYPFRYLPICQAKTVSIKVYKLDEEWGTWVNISSLGDKVFVLGNECSFSVSAKDFSGRKGNCIYFIDPLDASRQGELSGGDARVCDLSSGRISKVANFPGHSCMLWPPPNFYC from the coding sequence ATGGCCTGGTTGACTAAAGTTGAGGAGTCAACCTATGGAGATATCCAGCTTTTAGTTCCAGTCTCAAACCGCCAATTGAGGACTGATTCTCCAGGCATGATGCCAAAGATGTTGAACTTGTTGCGCTTTCGCTTAGTAGAAATAACTAAAGCATGTAGCCTTAAACTTGCTAGTGGTAGTCCTCATGGGATCAATAAAGTTGTGTTGCTTCCATCTTCTACTAATAGGAACACTAATGAGTATGGTGTTCTAGCAATCTTCCATGAAGGAAAATTGGGTTACTGGAGGTTCGATGAGAAGGAATGGAAGTTTATAGATGAAACAAGTTTTAACtatgatgatattattgtttacaGGGGACAAGCATATGTTGTTGATAGATTGGGGACTATTTATTGGATTAATTCATCTTTGAATTTGATTCAATATTCACCTCCGCTATATGGCTATGGTAGCCAGAAGACTTTGGTTGAGTCGGATGgtgatttttatgttgttgatAGGTTCTTCCACGGAGAAAGGAGAACTTGGAATGATGAACTTCACAGTGATGTCGCGTATCCATTTAGGTATCTCCCAATTTGTCAAGCTAAGACGGTCAGTATTAAAGTGTATAAGCTTGATGAAGAGTGGGGTACTTGGGTGAATATAAGCTCGTTAGGGGATAAGGTTTTTGTCTTGGGTAATGAATGCAGTTTCTCTGTTTCAGCTAAAGATTTTTCTGGGCGTAAAGGTAATTGTATATACTTCATAGATCCTCTCGATGCTAGTCGCCAAGGGGAGTTGAGTGGCGGCGATGCTCGTGTATGTGATTTAAGTAGTGGTAGAATTAGCAAAGTAGCAAATTTTCCTGGCCATTCTTGCATGTTGTGGCCACCTCCAAATTTCTATTGTTGA
- the LOC112327562 gene encoding GDSL esterase/lipase At5g55050, with amino-acid sequence MKNANTSYHQNFCIGKHILVKILKCKLGDGETSKSSIFVFGDSTVDVGTNNFIPECRGKANFRYYGIDYPGSVPTGRFSNGYNSADSIAKLFGFKKSPQSFFYLLNQTSSFKHNIRCGVNFASGGSGIIDTTGFQLFTKVVPMREQIQQFSTVCGNLTEILGTEAAADMLSKSLFLISVGGNDLFEYQLNMSKNDPNLPEAQELLRILSSTYQIHLRSLYDLGARKFGIVSIAPIGCCPLERALGTGECNKEMNDLAQAFFNATEILLLNLTSQVQDMKYSLGNLYEIAYEVLHNPRSVGFKEAQTACCGNGSYNAESPCNRDAKLCPNRREYVFWDAIHPTERAAKLAARALFGGGAKYATPVNFSQLIGD; translated from the exons ATGAAAAATGCAAATACAAGTTACCATCAGAACTTTTGTATTGGGAAGCATATTCTCGTGAAAATCTTGAAATGCAAGCTGGGAGATGGTGAAACGTCCAAGTCGT CCATATTTGTATTTGGTGACTCAACTGTTGATGTTGGTACAAATAATTTCATACCCGAGTGCCGAGGAAAGGCGAACTTCCGGTATTATGGGATTGATTATCCCGGTTCGGTGCCTACCGGAAGGTTCAGCAATGGCTATAATTCTGCTGACAGTATCG CTAAGCTCTTTGGTTTTAAGAAGAGCCCGcaatcctttttttatcttctcaatCAAACATCGAGTTTCAAGCACAACATACGCTGTGGTGTCAATTTTGCATCAGGAGGCTCAGGGATTATCGACACCACCGGATTCCAATTATTT ACGAAGGTTGTGCCGATGAGAGAGCAGATTCAACAATTTTCAACAGTTTGTGGAAATCTCACAGAAATATTGGGTACAGAAGCTGCTGCTGATATGCTATCTAAGTCATTGTTTCTCATCAGTGTTGGAGGCAATGACCTCTTTGAATATCAGCTAAATATGTCTAAGAATGACCCTAATCTGCCTGAGGCGCAAGAGCTGCTACGCATTCtatcatcaacatatcaaattcATCTACGG AGTTTGTACGACTTAGGGGCTCGGAAATTCGGCATTGTAAGCATCGCACCAATCGGATGCTGTCCGCTAGAGCGTGCTCTTGGAACTGGTGAATGCAACAAGGAAATGAATGATTTGGCTCAAGCATTCTTCAATGCCACTGAGATCCTCTTACTAAATTTAACCTCTCAAGTTCAAGACATGAAGTACTCTCTTGGAAATCTTTATGAGATAGCTTATGAGGTCCTTCATAACCCACGATCCGTCG GTTTCAAGGAGGCGCAAACAGCATGCTGTGGGAATGGAAGCTACAATGCCGAATCCCCATGTAATCGAGATGCAAAGCTTTGTCCGAATCGTCGAGAGTACGTATTCTGGGATGCAATTCACCCAACTGAGCGTGCAGCCAAATTAGCAGCTCGAGCCCTCTTTGGTGGAGGAGCAAAATATGCAACACCTGTGAATTTTAGTCAGTTGATAGGGGATTAA